The DNA segment CAACAAAAAGTTTGGCACAATACAAATTGGATTCCAGAGGACCATCTAAGGTCCCAGTAAAATATATTAGACCTGTAGCCTCATTCACTCCGGCAATTTGCTCAACCATCCATTCACCTTCAGTGATGGGTCCTAAACAAGTCCCGTTTGCATCATGAAGATAAAGGTGTCTAAATCCTGTTTTCTCACTAGCCCAGACAAATCCACCCGAAAATTTGGTAACTCCTTTATCAAGAGGTGTGAAACAGTCATGTATATTGATCCAACTGCTGTTTTCTTCCAccaatatatttttcctttgacCTGTTCTAATATCAAACTTAACAATCTTTATTTTAGTGTGGTGCCTGTTCAAGATCTGAGCAGTGAGAATGTTTCCATGCATCCAATTGACTCTTGCCAAATATTCCTCCTCGTTGTTTTGCTGTTCCGTGCCCCCACAGAGAAGATTCATCCAAGTAATGGAGCTTCCAGCTACCGAAACAACCCCAAGGCGCACTTTAACATTTGAAGCTCCTGCAAAAGGATAAGAGTGGTCTTCCTGTGCCTCTAAACCAACTGAGCTCTTCCCTTGGTGCATAATTCTAAAAAGTGGTATTTCAGAAGAGTCAACTTCAGTGAAAGCAATATATTTACTGTCCAGTGACCACCAATATCCAGTTTTTCTATCCATCTCCTCCTGAAATCCGAAAAATACATGTTATTGGTAAAGATAAAAACCATTCCAGGGCCAGCACATAACAAATTAAGCTTTTAGGAGAGTTGGTTCTTATCAATGTATAACGTAAGGAAAATTTAACAAGTTAAcaattaaattgtaaataatgccATCATTTCAAAACCTATCTATTAtgaattcaccaaaaaaaaagaacctATCTATTATGCAACTTGCCCAGTCAGAAGCAGAAGGAAGGACTAATTCGTACAAGGAATGCAAAGCACCATATTTAGtctaaaaatgtatataaaaatatatgattttaaagtaaATCTCACCTGAGCTATATATTCTGCCAGCCCATGAGTCTGCAACACACAAACCCAGTGTCAAATTTTCTCAGTCTGAAATAATGTAAGAGTCaaacaaaacattttatctACTGGAAAGCAAACTAAAAACTTTATGCAATCATATGAATGACAAGTCTACAAGTCCAAGCCTAAAGCCTATTGGATGATCAAGAGTAATTGACTCTTTTGAAGTtccaattttcaaatattttaatccaATCAAGCTTTAtgtcataaataagaaaagaaaaaccttaGAGTCCTACTAGAGATTGACCCTAGAAGAAAATCAACACTGCACTAAACTACCATTATCCAGGCCAATGGCAACAAGCCAAACAAGGACAGAAGGACCAAGCTGAACCAAATTCAGCAGTAAGATGCCTCATAATTGTAATCAAACACATATGACAGAGATAAAAACTTTAAATACGATATGTGCAGCTGATTTGAAGTAGATGAACCTTTCAAAGTTTCAAAAGGACACATTACCATATAATCTTCTAattgctaaaatatttttctttataaagatTACATTAGTTAGTCAGGTGACTATATAAGAATCATAAACTGCTTGTTGTAGAACTCAAATGCATTTAGTAACTCAAATACGGAAAAGAACAGCCAAATGCTGAACTTACCAAACCATTTTCCTTTGCCCCATGGGTCAACTGCTTTGATTCATTAGACAAGAGATTCAGAACATGCAACTCACAGTCTCTTACATAGGCAAGCATTGACCCATCTGGAGAGAGATGTGGATCAATAATGGGTGAACCTGATACACTTGGAAGCTTGAGCTCTGCTTTTGAATGGGGAATGTCCTGGATATAAACCTGTTCATAGGGAAAAGGAAATAACCATAAGAAACTTGACTATTTGAAGTaaataatcaatatcaaattcaatataaaaatacaaaaggagagaaaaaaatatcattctaaTACACACCTATACAAAACACAACAGAATATATAGTTTGGTATAACATTGTTATATACACATAAACAAGATTCCTATACTAGTATCAAGTATGGCATAAGCCTAGTCAATTTCAATGGCAATGATAGGACAGAAATCATTGTAGTTAACACAGCTTTCAAAATTAGGTACAAGAAGCTCAGTTTTTATAAAGAAATGGAAGAGGTTAGTAAATAACTCCAGAaacttcctttcaactatgtTAGACAATTGAAGAATGATAGGCCACCctatacaaaaaataaacaaaaatcagCATTTGAAGCTTCAGTTAATTTGTTCGTACAGAACATCTAAATGTTGACAGCTTGTTCCATGCAAGGGTTATAAAGGGACAGACATGGCACTTCAAGACAGAAATAACATTCTGGTGGCAACAAGGCATCATGGTGAGATTATTGGAGTAATATGAGTCTATGTGCTTTTGAGGTGTTACTAACAGATTTAAGTACTAAACTgtaacatatatatttaaaaactattgCCACTTTTCTCCTCTGAATAGAACACAAGACAACATTTTAATCAATTGCATGATAAAGGGAACAAACCCCAGCAGGCAATGGCACCATGACTGCTTTCCTTTTTGAGCTTGTCTTCACCCATTCATACCGTGTCACACCTAAACCACGCTCCCTCAACCTCTCCCTCCTCAACTTTTCTTCTGGAGAAATATTACTTTCATCAAGTCCACCATCAGGGGGACTGAATAACAATTCTTGTGTATAGGTCTTCAGATCAAAAGCATAAACCTTTCTGTTTAAAGAGTTATCaggactaaataaataagaaattaaactaTCATCTGGACTAAAACTTATTGAAGTCGGTGACACATATCCAGGCAATGGGTATTGTACAATCTCTTCAACGGGGAAAAGAATGTTGTCATCAAAATTCTGTGGATTATTTGAGTCTGTCACAGGCATGTTGAAAGGCAGTGATTTTTGACGCTTTGGGTTCCTCTTCTCATTCATCAACAACTAATTGCATTAGAGAAACACCGACAAGTATGAGATTGAACTGCAAGAGAGCATGGATAATTATGATGAGAACATTGCCCAGGaaccaacaataaaaataaaaattttactaCAAAGAAAATAGCAAGCGTATTAATAGTTTAATAACGTTAACACCAAGATTCAATTACAATGAAGATTAATAGagaggagttaaagaattcttcaatgcttaattacGAATAATTCCTCTGCCATTGAGCCAGACT comes from the Glycine soja cultivar W05 chromosome 6, ASM419377v2, whole genome shotgun sequence genome and includes:
- the LOC114415549 gene encoding uncharacterized protein LOC114415549, whose amino-acid sequence is MNEKRNPKRQKSLPFNMPVTDSNNPQNFDDNILFPVEEIVQYPLPGYVSPTSISFSPDDSLISYLFSPDNSLNRKVYAFDLKTYTQELLFSPPDGGLDESNISPEEKLRRERLRERGLGVTRYEWVKTSSKRKAVMVPLPAGVYIQDIPHSKAELKLPSVSGSPIIDPHLSPDGSMLAYVRDCELHVLNLLSNESKQLTHGAKENGLTHGLAEYIAQEEMDRKTGYWWSLDSKYIAFTEVDSSEIPLFRIMHQGKSSVGLEAQEDHSYPFAGASNVKVRLGVVSVAGSSITWMNLLCGGTEQQNNEEEYLARVNWMHGNILTAQILNRHHTKIKIVKFDIRTGQRKNILVEENSSWINIHDCFTPLDKGVTKFSGGFVWASEKTGFRHLYLHDANGTCLGPITEGEWMVEQIAGVNEATGLIYFTGTLDGPLESNLYCAKLFVDGNQPLQAPIRLTHSKGKHIVVLDHHMQSFVDIHDSLGCPPRVLLCSLEDGSVIKPLYEQSFTIPRFKKLQLEPPEIVEIQANDGTTLYGALYKPDASKFGPPPYKTMINVYGGPSVQLVCNSWLSTVDLRAQYLRNQGILVWKLDNRGTARRGLKFESYLKHKLGQIDADDQLTGAEWLVKQGLAKGGHIGLYGWSYGGYLSAMTLSRYPDFFKCAIAGAPVTSWDGYDTFYTEKYMGLPSENKLGYESGSVMNQVQQLKGRLLLVHGMIDENVHFRHTARLINALVAAGKPYELIVFPDERHMPRRHSDRVYMEGRMWDFIQRNL